The following proteins come from a genomic window of Nothobranchius furzeri strain GRZ-AD chromosome 1, NfurGRZ-RIMD1, whole genome shotgun sequence:
- the lemd3 gene encoding inner nuclear membrane protein Man1, whose protein sequence is MATTQLTDEELFSQLKCFGFTPGPVTENTRPVYLKKLKKLREEQQQRGSRSGKVRGSGTSISSSAASRPARHDVTQSSPGRRPGPKSSVLGFSSDESDAETPLRRKALDHSRRGNRVATSLQPKIKLVSPRTETIQRQHDGGTTESSSQLPDRQRGAPLDRDLGKGSRHFHELRDEDLDEELQSSHPVNGRGVSRPSNLAGEYSDSDEEEIGSPGVRDRGQSSLELRQSHTTVPFSFHRASQVGGKNSTPDLPGNPEMEGAEETEGYLNPLGGPRSHRKRRCVFLDEDHKGNTNKNNHVHSEDGEARSNAVGLRPRFFSSQTRTHRGNHSNHNSIQNHSCSQAVPKKKLSVPEDELLLQFRREEPVSSGTFSAHYLSMILLTAACLFFLLLGLMYIRMGGSGSPPRDGVVKSHPFGSDFDSSYDDAEKDVVLNLLLRLHDHLAVVAGHHDCGDQRYPRRNLTLAEASEFLLAQNRDFEGMIYSSLEWIIKAGQDVGIRLSGDVADEPVTDVSEISWLESTHPMMPFMCRFHRALLTVTVKLLLLVVVAGCVLSVVALVKYRWRRQEEETRQMYDLVERIIDVLRTRGESCQENQELQPYLPIPHVRDSLVLPQDRKRMKKVWERAVRFLSANESRIRTENQRIDGADFLVWRWIQPSLSCDKSKGWQGKAFPLDRRNSPPNSLTPCLKIRNMFDPVIEVGDHWDLAIQEAILEKCSDNDGIVHVAVDKNSREGCVYMKCLSPEHSGKAFKALHGSWFDGKLVTVKYLRLDRYHQRFPQAQGCSTPLKASSLHQNSTNAAAYHQQHESVSSSSFS, encoded by the exons ATGGCGACCACGCAGTTAACGGATGAAGAGCTTTTTTCTCAGTTGAAGTGTTTTGGTTTCACCCCCGGTCCGGTCACGGAGAACACGCGTCCGGTGTACCTGAAGAAACTGAAGAAGCTTCGCGAAGAGCAGCAACAGCGTGGCTCCAGGTCGGGTAAAGTCCGTGGCAGCGGAACCAGTATCAGCAGCTCGGCGGCATCTAGGCCAGCTAGACATGACGTCACGCAGTCGAGCCCAGGCAGGAGACCGGGCCCAAAGTCTTCAGTCCTCGGCTTCAGCTCAGACGAGTCTGACGCTGAAACTCCTCTGAGACGGAAGGCCCTGGATCACAGCCGGAGGGGAAATCGGGTCGCAACCAGTCTACAGCCCAAAATCAAACTAGTTTCCCCGCGAACCGAGACCATTCAGCGGCAACATGACGGTGGGACTACCGAGTCCTCATCCCAGCTACCAGACAGACAGAGGGGCGCCCCGTTGGACCGAGATCTCGGTAAGGGATCCAGGCATTTCCATGAACTGAGAGACGAGGATCTAGATGAAGAACTTCAGAGTTCTCATCCCGTTAATGGTCGCGGGGTATCCCGGCCCAGTAATCTAGCTGGAGAGTACTCGGACTCCGACGAGGAGGAGATTGGGAGCCCTGGAGTCCGAGACCGGGGCCAGAGCAGCCTGGAACTTCGACAGAGCCACACAACCGTGCCATTTTCCTTCCATAGGGCGTCTCAGGTCGGAGGAAAGAACTCTACTCCTGATCTACCAGGGAATCCAGAAATGGAAGGCGCAGAAGAGACTGAGGGTTATTTGAACCCATTAGGAGGTCCACGGAGCCACAGGAAGAGGAGATGCGTGTTCCTGGACGAGGACCACAAAGGAAACACCAACAAGAACAATCACGTTCACAGCGAGGACGGAGAAGCCAGAAGTAACGCAGTAGGCCTGAGACCGCGCTTCTTCAGCAGCCAGACCCGGACCCACAGGGGGAACCATTCTAACCACAACTCCATTCAGAACCACTCCTGCAGCCAGGCGGTTCCGAAGAAGAAGCTATCTGTACCAGAGGACGAACTGCTTCTTCAGTTCAGGAGAGAAGAACCAGTGTCCTCCGGGACCTTCAGCGCCCACTACCTGTCCATGATCCTTCTCACGGCGGCCTGCCTCTTCTTCCTGCTGCTGGGTCTCATGTACATCCGGATGGGCGGTTCGGGGTCCCCCCCAAGGGATGGTGTTG TGAAGAGCCACCCATTTGGCAGTGACTTTGACTCTTCATAT GATGATGCAGAGAAAGATGTTGTCCTTAACCTGCTGCTCAGGCTTCATGACCACCTGGCTGTTGTTGCTG GCCACCATGACTGTGGAGACCAGCGGTATCCCAGGAGGAACCTGACCCTAGCAGAGGCCTCAGAGTTTTTATTG GCCCAGAATCGGGACTTTGAAGGTATGATTTACAGCTCTCTGGAGTGGATCATCAAGGCGGGTCAGGATGTTGGTATAAG GCTGAGCGGGGATGTGGCTGATGAACCAGTGACTGACGTGTCTGAGATCTCCTGGTTAGAGTCCACACATCCCATGATGCCATTCATGTGCCGCTTTCATCGAGCTCTGCTGACGGTGACCGTAAAACTCCTTCTGTTGGTTGTTG tggcAGGCTGTGTGTTGAGTGTGGTAGCCCTGGTGAAGTATCGGTGGAGAAGGCAGGAGGAGGAAACGAGGCAGATGTATGACCTGGTAGAGCGGATCATTG ATGTTTTGAGGACTCGTGGTGAGTCCTGTCAGGAGAACCAGGAGCTGCAGCCGTACCTTCCCATCCCACATGTCAGGGACTCCCTGGTTCTTCCTCAGGACCG gAAGAGGATGAAGAAGGTCTGGGAGCGGGCCGTGAGATTTCTTTCAGCCAATGAGTCGAGGATTCGAACGGAGAATCAGAGGATTGATGGAGCAGATTTCCTGGTGTGGAGGTGGATCCAGCCTTCTCTCAGTTGTGACAAATCCAAAGGATGGCAGGGAAAAG CTTTCCCTTTGGACCGGAGGAATTCCCCTCCCAACAGCCTCACTCCATGTCTGAAGATAAGGAATATGTTTGACCCGGTCAT CGAGGTTGGAGATCACTGGGATTTAGCCATTCAAGAAGCCATCCTGGAGAAGTGCAGTGACAACGATGGTATTGTTCATGTTGCTGTTGACAAGAACTCACGTGAG GGGTGTGTGTATATGAAGTGTCTATCTCCAGAACACTCAGGGAAAGCCTTCAAAGCTCTCCACGGCTCCTGGTTTGATG GTAAGCTGGTGACGGTTAAATACCTGCGTCTGGACCGGTACCACCAGCGCTTCCCACAGGCCCAGGGCTGCAGCACGCCCCTGAAGGCCTCCAGCCTCCACCAGAACAGCACGAACGCTGCAGCTTACCATCAACAGCACGAGTCAGTCAGCTCTTCCAGCTTCTCCTGA
- the msrb3 gene encoding methionine-R-sulfoxide reductase B3: MSGFNLLHLITKSQPVSLRSCSLPSGARRTKKTWPVSFSQEELKKRLTPLQYRVTQDRETESAFTGEFTHHKDEGTYTCVVCGTRLFSSKSKFDSGSGWPSFSDLMNGESITLSDDFSHGMHRVETTCSQCGAHLGHLFDDGPRPTGKRYCINSASLAFQHEDDCCSSSPFPEGKAASSSENDGKTEP, from the exons ATGTCAGGCTTCAACCTGCTGCACCTAATAACCAAGAGTCAGCCGGTGTCCCTGAGGTCCTGCAGCCTTCCTTCAG GAGCACGCAGGACCAAGAAAACCTGGCCAGTGAGTTTCTCCCAGGAGGAACTGAAGAAACGCCTCACCCCGCTGCAGTACCGTGTTACCcaggacagagagacagagag TGCCTTTACAGGAGAGTTTACGCATCATAAAGATGAGGGGACCTACACCTGTGTTGTCTGTGGGACCCGCCTTTTTAG ctcCAAGTCTAAGTTTGACTCAGGCTCAG GTTGGCCTTCGTTCTCTGACCTGATGAATGGAGAGTCCATCACTCTGTCAGATGACTTCTCCCATGGGATGCACCGAGTGGAGACGACCTGCAGCCAG TGTGGAGCACACCTGGGACACCTGTTCGATGATGGTCCAAGGCCCACAGGAAAACGTTACTGCATTAACTCAGCTTCACTGGCTTTTCAGCACGAAGACGACTGCTGTTCCTCCTCCCCCTTCCCTGAGGGTAAAGCAGCCAGTAGCTCTGAGAATGATGGAAAGACTGAACCCTGA